One window of the Leptodactylus fuscus isolate aLepFus1 unplaced genomic scaffold, aLepFus1.hap2 HAP2_SCAFFOLD_80, whole genome shotgun sequence genome contains the following:
- the CFAP141 gene encoding cilia- and flagella-associated protein 141 — protein MLASRSFRNNRSITQREDLLRMAETEINRERSLQLLNEWKEDCQGITAARTEKVHNIQKKEEIRMANKELIIVRRAALRCLLEHEYLQYQQELSRMGRAFFVQRL, from the exons ATGCTGGCGTCCAGGAGTTTCCGTAATAACAGAAGCATTACCCAG AGAGAAGATCTCCTGAGGATGGCGGAGACGGAAATAAATCG TGAGCGTAGCCTTCAGCTCTTGAATGAATGGAAAGAAGACTGCCAAGGGATCACTGCCGCCCGAACAGAAAAAGTACACAACATCCAGAAGAAAGAGGAAATCCGGATGGCGAATAAGGAACTCATAATA GTCCGCAGAGCCGCGTTGCGATGTCTATTGGAGCATGAATACTTGCAGTACCAGCAGGAGCTGAGTCGTATGGGCCGGGCCTTCTTTGTACAGCGACTATGA